One segment of Mycolicibacterium sp. YH-1 DNA contains the following:
- the pyrE gene encoding orotate phosphoribosyltransferase, whose translation MDQHLAADVNAACRLSGQFQLRSGQRSNEYFDKYLFESNPELLKRVSQAMVPLIPSGTDLLGGLELGGVLLATVLSQITGLPTVFVRKEAKTYGTCRLAEGADVAGRTVTLIEDVITTGGAVRNAALALRRDDADVTTVICAIDRRPEAGCVLDDVSVAVLAVLTKTDLDDAQRARS comes from the coding sequence ATGGACCAACACCTGGCCGCCGATGTGAATGCCGCGTGCCGCCTGTCCGGGCAGTTTCAGCTGCGATCGGGCCAGCGCTCCAACGAGTATTTCGACAAGTATCTCTTCGAGTCCAACCCGGAGCTACTGAAACGCGTCTCCCAGGCAATGGTCCCGCTGATTCCCTCCGGTACGGATCTACTCGGCGGCCTCGAGTTGGGTGGCGTGCTGCTAGCCACTGTGCTCAGTCAAATAACCGGACTTCCAACGGTATTCGTCCGCAAGGAAGCCAAGACGTACGGCACGTGTCGACTCGCTGAGGGTGCAGATGTTGCTGGCCGAACGGTCACGCTGATTGAAGATGTGATTACCACCGGCGGCGCTGTCCGCAATGCCGCATTGGCACTTCGGCGTGACGACGCAGACGTCACTACTGTGATTTGCGCTATCGACCGACGCCCCGAAGCCGGCTGTGTCCTCGACGACGTGTCCGTCGCCGTATTGGCCGTCCTGACCAAGACTGACCTTGACGACGCCCAACGCGCTCGGTCTTGA
- a CDS encoding HAD family hydrolase: MTETLPAGIRCIVFDVGETLVDESRLWAGYAAQTGVPVFTLMGVLGALIERGADHRDLWAMLGVSRPESPVPVHRDDLYPDAIACVSAVQAAGLTVGVAGNQPAGTEAVLRDAGLQAEFIASSTEWGVSKPDSHFFQRIVKEAGVEAVAVLYVGDRLDNDILPARKAGMRTAFLRRGPWGHIHAQLAQAALADMRLESLDDLTDCLHRLR, translated from the coding sequence ATGACGGAGACCTTGCCAGCTGGCATCCGGTGCATTGTCTTCGATGTCGGGGAGACGCTTGTCGACGAGAGTCGGCTCTGGGCGGGTTACGCCGCGCAAACCGGTGTCCCGGTCTTCACCCTGATGGGGGTTCTCGGTGCCTTGATCGAACGGGGCGCTGATCATCGAGACCTCTGGGCGATGCTCGGGGTGAGCCGACCGGAGAGCCCGGTGCCTGTTCATCGCGATGACCTCTACCCCGATGCGATCGCCTGTGTGTCAGCGGTACAGGCGGCCGGCCTGACGGTGGGTGTTGCAGGCAACCAACCCGCGGGCACCGAGGCGGTGCTAAGGGACGCTGGACTCCAGGCGGAGTTCATCGCGTCCTCTACTGAATGGGGTGTGTCCAAACCTGATTCACACTTCTTTCAGCGGATAGTCAAAGAAGCAGGTGTCGAGGCCGTCGCGGTTCTCTACGTCGGAGACCGCCTCGACAATGACATCCTGCCAGCTCGAAAGGCGGGTATGCGAACCGCTTTCCTTCGGCGCGGTCCGTGGGGACACATTCACGCCCAACTCGCCCAGGCGGCACTTGCCGATATGCGCCTTGAGTCCCTCGACGACCTCACGGATTGTCTGCATCGCCTCCGATAG
- a CDS encoding nucleotidyltransferase domain-containing protein, with product MGEQGVVVAERLVMQRFPEARAAWLGGSVAAGEQTSTSDLDITVLLDGPPAPFRSSEVLDGWPVEFFVQTEESLLHFCAQDRGRRRPTTMRLVGSSIILIDRDGSGRRLQAAMHQLDLDGPPSATDPDLESQRYAITDMLADMAAARSDDEMLIVAAALTWAVGDFVLAANRRWSGSGKWLLREIVALDHVADTRYAPSLTGGLRAAAAGDPKRLHGVALAILKEFGGPVFDGFHRRPPPETVTALGGFQVQPMTEHDAHRVAAWRYDGRWSIYDLSSAQPILEDLVNYFAVTSGERLVGFCCVGEAARVPGLTADPAVVDIGLGMEPDLVGHGHGVPFGQAVLTYLTEAYPEKQFRAVIQAWNERSLNLVGRLGFDDAGEWSTIQGGHPVGYRILKRPIRSGR from the coding sequence ATGGGTGAGCAGGGGGTGGTCGTCGCGGAGCGTCTGGTGATGCAGCGGTTCCCTGAGGCTCGCGCGGCCTGGCTGGGCGGAAGTGTGGCGGCAGGCGAGCAGACCTCGACGTCGGACTTGGACATCACCGTGCTCCTGGACGGACCGCCGGCGCCATTCCGGTCCTCGGAAGTGCTCGATGGGTGGCCGGTGGAGTTCTTCGTGCAGACCGAGGAATCGCTCCTGCATTTCTGTGCCCAGGACCGCGGTCGCCGGCGGCCGACCACGATGCGTCTGGTGGGTTCGTCCATCATCTTGATCGACCGGGACGGGTCTGGCCGACGGCTGCAGGCAGCCATGCACCAGCTCGACCTGGACGGCCCACCTTCAGCGACCGACCCCGATTTGGAGAGTCAGCGCTACGCGATCACCGACATGCTCGCTGACATGGCCGCCGCTCGAAGCGATGACGAGATGCTGATCGTGGCTGCGGCTCTGACGTGGGCGGTGGGCGATTTTGTGCTGGCTGCTAACCGGCGGTGGAGCGGAAGTGGTAAGTGGCTGTTGCGCGAGATCGTTGCCCTCGATCACGTCGCGGATACGCGGTACGCGCCCAGCCTGACCGGCGGGCTGCGCGCCGCCGCAGCAGGTGATCCGAAACGGCTGCACGGCGTCGCGCTGGCGATACTCAAGGAATTCGGCGGGCCGGTCTTCGACGGCTTTCACCGACGCCCCCCACCAGAGACCGTGACAGCCCTCGGCGGGTTCCAGGTTCAGCCGATGACCGAACATGACGCTCACCGGGTGGCGGCCTGGCGCTACGACGGGCGATGGTCGATCTACGACTTGTCCTCAGCGCAGCCGATTCTCGAGGATCTGGTGAACTACTTCGCAGTCACCTCGGGGGAGCGCTTGGTGGGCTTCTGTTGTGTCGGTGAAGCGGCTCGAGTCCCGGGCTTGACTGCGGACCCTGCCGTTGTCGACATCGGTCTTGGTATGGAGCCCGATCTGGTCGGTCACGGCCACGGTGTCCCCTTTGGCCAGGCCGTGCTGACGTATCTCACCGAGGCATACCCGGAAAAGCAGTTTCGCGCCGTCATCCAGGCGTGGAACGAGCGCAGCCTCAATCTGGTCGGCCGCCTCGGGTTTGACGACGCGGGAGAGTGGTCGACTATCCAGGGCGGCCACCCAGTTGGATACCGAATCCTCAAGCGTCCGATCAGAAGCGGCAGGTGA
- a CDS encoding uridine kinase, producing MGEPEVFQAIARRIPILGDGRCWCIGVDGPDGAGKSRFADDLAQFLHVDRSHPVVSVSIDDFHHPTSVRHRQGRHSPEGFWADSYDYERFRADVLEPFAPIGSRRYRTKSYDHATDTIVDPPYQLAPPSTVLIVEGIFLHRDELVDAWDLTVFLDVAFTETARRMALRDGTPADPDHPDMRRYVHAQRRYFDQCQPQQRATILIDNNELGHPRLIRG from the coding sequence ATGGGTGAGCCCGAGGTCTTCCAGGCTATAGCCCGCCGCATCCCCATCTTGGGTGATGGACGGTGCTGGTGCATCGGTGTCGATGGACCCGACGGCGCTGGCAAGTCCCGCTTCGCAGACGATTTGGCCCAGTTCCTCCACGTTGACCGGTCCCACCCGGTGGTGAGTGTCTCCATCGACGACTTCCACCACCCCACATCGGTTCGCCATCGACAGGGCCGCCACTCCCCAGAGGGGTTTTGGGCTGACTCCTACGACTACGAGCGCTTCCGCGCCGATGTCCTCGAACCGTTCGCGCCCATTGGATCACGCCGATACCGCACCAAGTCCTACGACCACGCCACAGACACCATCGTCGACCCGCCATACCAACTAGCACCACCGAGCACCGTCCTCATCGTGGAGGGCATCTTCTTGCATCGCGACGAGCTGGTGGATGCTTGGGATCTCACCGTGTTCCTCGATGTGGCATTCACCGAGACGGCACGCCGGATGGCTCTGCGTGACGGTACGCCCGCTGATCCCGATCACCCCGACATGAGGCGTTACGTGCACGCCCAGCGCCGCTACTTCGACCAATGCCAGCCACAACAGCGAGCCACCATTCTGATCGACAACAACGAGCTGGGTCACCCGCGACTCATCCGAGGCTGA
- a CDS encoding maleylpyruvate isomerase family mycothiol-dependent enzyme, whose translation MGGAKSSIWPVVHAERRALVEDLIGLETAEWETPSLCAGWAVRDVVAHLAATADLSRVGFVREFVRARFSVDRIVERQLARAREQEASASLTALRSAVDYAVSPPLPLITRVIEIVVHGEDIRRPLGINHVYSTTSIAEAVGYLFGDRSPGGKERLKGLALTATDTDFSIGDGPLVKGPAVALLLAASGRVALLDQLSGPGSSQLVNRLLHA comes from the coding sequence GTGGGTGGCGCGAAGTCTTCTATCTGGCCTGTGGTGCACGCTGAGCGTCGGGCCCTCGTTGAGGACCTTATCGGGCTGGAGACCGCGGAGTGGGAGACCCCGTCATTGTGTGCCGGTTGGGCCGTTCGTGACGTCGTGGCGCATCTTGCAGCCACGGCGGACCTGTCGCGCGTCGGTTTCGTTCGGGAGTTCGTTCGGGCGAGGTTCAGTGTCGATCGAATCGTTGAAAGACAGCTGGCCCGTGCACGCGAACAGGAGGCGTCAGCGTCGTTGACAGCGCTGCGATCAGCCGTGGATTACGCTGTCTCACCCCCGCTTCCGTTGATCACACGCGTCATTGAGATCGTGGTTCACGGGGAAGACATCCGGCGCCCGTTGGGCATCAACCACGTCTATTCGACGACATCGATTGCAGAGGCGGTCGGGTATCTCTTCGGCGACCGATCGCCCGGGGGCAAAGAACGTCTCAAGGGTCTCGCTCTGACTGCGACCGATACCGACTTCTCGATCGGCGACGGGCCGTTGGTGAAGGGTCCGGCGGTTGCGCTGCTCCTCGCGGCCTCGGGTCGCGTAGCGCTACTTGACCAGCTGTCCGGGCCGGGCTCGAGTCAGCTCGTCAACCGGCTCCTTCACGCGTGA